In the Geoalkalibacter sp. genome, one interval contains:
- a CDS encoding phage portal protein family protein: MESTAHQDEQPESLDTTGFVIAPLAAAAALDSAAFSKVNAAEAIPATWEERARKAWEYYVEEPLVKNCVNSWRTFAVGDEIKITSDDETLKEQALEAAWRLNITQFIKDMVLQLLVKGDAIGFKRFTKSGQDIEELVCVNPVSVKVKYAQGELIEARQFPEDTPGGGESIPLPVEQVVHLKWDSPAFSPRGNSLVLPAFQAIELLRDYRRAEQAIAKRWATPFRLLKVGGAFGQKMVMPDQRMLEQVRDMVNKMDMKSGLVVPFYVNVETHGTDGQVLNVEDKVKEVKEDIVVALGLSRSLVTGDGPNFATASVSMQKMMVMIREIKQAARKLLEWVFDDWMELNGHGDKSIQFIFNDLDPSDAVDFKKLLIELYDRKLISRSSLQLKMDLDPDIEAANRETERKQIDLMDEKQVKPVVDMVVSGILSVPRARKMLGIPAEDDEPTAEAALVWSGDLESTGIAAVCDECSHFIADTNHCRVHNSERTFDAPACRFIDRREPR; this comes from the coding sequence GTGGAAAGTACCGCCCATCAGGACGAACAACCAGAAAGCCTGGACACCACTGGCTTTGTCATCGCGCCGCTGGCCGCAGCGGCAGCGCTCGACTCGGCCGCCTTCAGCAAGGTCAACGCCGCCGAAGCGATTCCGGCCACCTGGGAAGAACGCGCCCGCAAGGCCTGGGAATACTACGTCGAGGAGCCGCTGGTGAAGAACTGCGTCAACTCCTGGCGCACCTTCGCCGTGGGCGACGAGATCAAAATCACCAGCGATGACGAGACCCTCAAGGAGCAGGCACTGGAGGCCGCCTGGCGGTTGAACATCACGCAATTCATCAAGGACATGGTTCTTCAGCTCCTGGTGAAAGGCGACGCCATCGGCTTCAAGCGTTTCACCAAGTCCGGCCAGGACATCGAGGAACTGGTCTGCGTCAACCCGGTTTCGGTCAAAGTCAAATACGCCCAGGGCGAGCTGATCGAGGCCCGGCAATTTCCCGAGGACACCCCCGGCGGCGGGGAATCCATCCCGCTGCCCGTCGAACAGGTGGTCCACCTCAAATGGGACTCACCGGCCTTCTCGCCCCGGGGCAACTCCCTCGTGCTTCCAGCCTTTCAAGCCATCGAACTGCTGCGCGATTACCGCCGGGCCGAACAGGCCATCGCCAAGCGCTGGGCCACGCCGTTCCGCCTGCTCAAGGTGGGCGGCGCGTTCGGCCAGAAGATGGTGATGCCGGACCAGCGGATGCTCGAACAGGTTCGCGACATGGTCAACAAGATGGACATGAAAAGCGGCCTGGTGGTCCCGTTCTACGTCAACGTCGAAACCCACGGCACCGACGGCCAGGTCCTCAACGTCGAGGACAAGGTCAAGGAGGTGAAGGAAGACATCGTGGTGGCCCTGGGGCTGTCACGCTCGCTGGTGACCGGCGACGGACCGAATTTCGCCACCGCCTCGGTGAGCATGCAGAAGATGATGGTCATGATCCGCGAGATCAAACAGGCCGCTCGCAAGCTCCTCGAATGGGTGTTCGACGACTGGATGGAACTTAACGGCCACGGCGACAAGAGCATCCAGTTCATCTTCAACGACCTCGACCCCAGCGACGCGGTCGATTTCAAGAAGCTCCTCATCGAACTCTACGACCGCAAACTCATCAGCCGCTCCAGCCTCCAGCTCAAGATGGACCTGGACCCGGACATCGAGGCCGCCAACCGCGAGACCGAACGCAAACAGATCGACCTGATGGACGAGAAACAGGTGAAGCCGGTGGTGGATATGGTCGTCTCCGGCATCCTCAGCGTGCCTCGTGCTCGGAAGATGCTCGGGATTCCGGCCGAGGACGATGAACCCACGGCGGAGGCGGCATTGGTCTGGTCGGGCGACCTGGAGTCCACCGGCATTGCTGCCGTGTGCGACGAGTGCAGCCACTTCATTGCTGACACCAACCACTGCCGGGTCCACAACAGCGAGCGCACCTTCGACGCCCCGGCCTGTCGTTTCATCGACCGCCGGGAGCCCCGCTGA
- a CDS encoding tyrosine-type recombinase/integrase: MSNRTADLDLTGATEAFCARLSAEGRSPATIAAYRRDLALVARVAGDLAPGIVCREVTVGLLDEVFSAGAVTESERGPRSAASLHRMKAAVRAFFAWAAEAGVVDDNPARSIRMHRLPRKLPVFLTTAEKKRLLKELKGRTDFSVLRDRAMIEVLLGTGIRLGELAALDMDDIDLDAKHLRVRAKGNVPQVKFIKTDLRTLLRRYLAERRRHGRPEMEALFLSNRDGRLCQRQIANRLAHWLRKAGIEKELTPHGLRHTFATHLYSATNDLLVVQRALGHRDVSTTQIYTHLVDGQLEEALERL, from the coding sequence ATGAGCAACCGAACGGCTGACCTCGACCTGACGGGCGCGACAGAGGCGTTCTGTGCCCGCCTGTCGGCCGAAGGACGCTCCCCTGCGACCATAGCCGCATACCGCCGAGACCTCGCCCTGGTGGCCCGCGTGGCCGGGGATCTGGCCCCTGGGATCGTCTGCCGGGAGGTCACGGTCGGGCTCCTCGACGAGGTGTTTTCCGCCGGGGCGGTCACCGAGAGTGAGCGAGGCCCACGCTCGGCGGCCTCGCTCCATCGGATGAAGGCGGCGGTGCGGGCGTTTTTCGCCTGGGCCGCCGAGGCGGGCGTGGTCGATGACAATCCGGCCCGGTCCATCCGCATGCATCGGCTGCCGAGAAAGCTGCCGGTCTTCCTGACTACCGCCGAAAAGAAACGTCTGCTCAAGGAGCTCAAGGGGCGGACCGACTTCTCCGTGCTGCGCGACCGCGCCATGATCGAGGTGCTGCTGGGCACCGGGATCAGGCTTGGCGAGCTGGCCGCGCTCGACATGGATGACATCGACCTCGACGCCAAGCATCTGCGGGTGCGGGCCAAGGGGAATGTGCCGCAGGTCAAGTTCATCAAGACCGACCTCCGCACATTGCTGCGCCGTTACCTGGCCGAGCGCCGTCGACACGGCCGCCCGGAAATGGAAGCCCTGTTCCTGTCGAACCGGGACGGCAGACTCTGCCAGCGGCAGATTGCAAACCGGCTCGCCCACTGGCTGCGGAAGGCTGGGATCGAAAAGGAACTGACGCCGCACGGGCTGCGGCACACCTTCGCCACCCACCTCTACAGCGCGACCAATGACCTGCTCGTGGTGCAGCGGGCCTTGGGGCACCGGGACGTGTCCACCACCCAGATCTACACCCACCTCGTGGACGGCCAGCTCGAGGAAGCCCTCGAGCGCCTCTGA
- a CDS encoding RloB family protein yields the protein MPPKRRRFQRPLGERRYRKLFVIAVEGVKTEPQYFAIFNDQQSVIRVNCLKGSHDSSPPQVLKRMEDHLRQEELRSSDEAWLVVDKDQWTDEQLDQLHAWAQARDNYGFALSNPKFEYWLLLHFEDGTGIASSRDCSDRLKRHLPGYDKGIDARKITRDRIDEAIRRARLRDNPPCADWPRALGGTTVYKLVENILQV from the coding sequence ATGCCACCGAAGAGACGCAGATTCCAGAGACCCCTCGGCGAGCGTCGCTACCGCAAACTGTTCGTGATCGCGGTGGAAGGCGTGAAGACCGAGCCGCAGTATTTCGCCATCTTCAATGACCAACAGTCGGTGATCCGGGTGAACTGCCTCAAAGGCAGTCATGATAGTTCTCCTCCGCAGGTACTGAAGCGGATGGAGGACCATCTCCGGCAGGAGGAACTGAGATCCTCCGACGAAGCCTGGCTCGTGGTGGACAAGGATCAGTGGACCGACGAACAGTTGGACCAGCTTCATGCCTGGGCTCAGGCACGCGACAATTACGGCTTCGCCCTCAGCAACCCCAAGTTCGAATACTGGTTGCTGCTTCATTTCGAGGACGGCACCGGCATCGCATCGTCACGGGATTGCAGCGACCGGCTGAAGCGGCATCTTCCCGGTTACGACAAGGGGATCGACGCACGCAAGATCACCCGCGACCGAATCGATGAGGCCATCCGCCGCGCCAGGCTGCGCGACAATCCTCCCTGTGCCGACTGGCCACGAGCCCTTGGCGGCACCACGGTTTACAAGCTGGTCGAAAACATTCTCCAGGTCTGA
- a CDS encoding terminase large subunit domain-containing protein, whose translation MAVTDKERKLAATLSDPVLWGQAYLYNRDGSGRDYWPHQVEDLRCPAKNIIHLDGRDVGKSIVLSTDALHYAFTTRGGQGLIAAPHQGHLDTIIEEIEFQLDTNPDLMNSIALTKYGKPKIHRKPYFRLEFTNGSVLYFRPAGAYGDAFRSLHVGRVWVDEGAWLTERAWKALRQCLKAGGTLRIYSTPNGLRDTTYYRLTSSDQFHVFRWPSWLNPLWTEDREAELLEFYGGRDSSGWQHEVAGEHGKPSYGAFNVEQFNLCRQDLLEYQKIVITDSEMRDCDTEEAAHDRLEMLLNLTPRSGQFWVGGDLGYTNDPTEIVVFQETEIGERTLLKMILRVHLEHVSYPHIAQIIALLERYYTPAGIGVDNGGNGLAVVQELLTLDKYKGLELEGRLKGYDFGGMTRLAVRDGKEVKKRTKELMTSLINGALQRKQLIFPSDDLEVEDQFTTHTYTLRDGKIIYSKGNDHIIDAVRCAMLIREEGNLDPVGEEVVSLKPVLTNPIFI comes from the coding sequence ATGGCGGTAACCGACAAGGAGCGCAAACTTGCGGCGACCCTGAGCGATCCCGTGTTGTGGGGGCAAGCCTACCTCTACAACCGGGATGGCTCAGGCCGCGACTATTGGCCGCATCAGGTGGAGGACCTGCGCTGCCCGGCCAAGAACATCATCCACCTCGACGGCCGGGACGTGGGCAAGTCCATCGTGCTCTCGACCGACGCGCTCCATTACGCCTTTACCACCCGGGGCGGCCAGGGCCTCATCGCGGCTCCGCACCAGGGGCACCTCGATACCATCATCGAAGAGATCGAGTTCCAGCTCGACACCAACCCGGATCTGATGAACAGCATCGCCCTGACCAAGTACGGCAAGCCCAAGATCCACCGCAAACCCTACTTCCGGCTGGAGTTCACCAACGGTTCGGTGCTCTATTTCCGCCCGGCCGGGGCCTATGGCGACGCCTTCCGGTCCTTGCACGTGGGCCGCGTCTGGGTCGATGAAGGAGCCTGGCTGACCGAACGGGCCTGGAAGGCGCTGCGCCAGTGCCTCAAGGCCGGGGGGACGCTACGCATCTACTCAACGCCCAACGGCCTGCGCGACACCACCTATTACCGGCTCACCTCATCGGATCAGTTCCATGTGTTCCGCTGGCCGTCTTGGCTCAATCCCCTGTGGACCGAGGATCGCGAGGCCGAATTGCTGGAGTTCTACGGCGGCCGTGACAGCTCCGGTTGGCAGCACGAGGTGGCCGGTGAACACGGTAAGCCTTCCTATGGGGCCTTCAATGTCGAGCAATTCAACCTCTGTCGGCAGGATCTGCTGGAGTACCAGAAGATCGTCATCACCGATTCCGAGATGCGCGACTGCGACACCGAGGAAGCGGCCCATGACCGGCTGGAGATGCTGCTCAACCTCACGCCCCGCAGCGGTCAGTTCTGGGTCGGCGGCGACCTGGGCTACACCAACGACCCCACCGAGATCGTTGTATTTCAGGAGACGGAGATCGGCGAGCGGACGCTGCTGAAGATGATCTTGCGCGTGCATCTTGAACACGTTTCCTATCCGCATATCGCCCAGATCATCGCGTTGCTGGAGCGTTACTACACCCCGGCGGGCATCGGCGTGGACAACGGCGGAAACGGTCTGGCGGTGGTTCAGGAATTGCTCACCCTGGACAAGTACAAAGGGCTGGAGCTGGAAGGCAGGCTCAAGGGATACGACTTCGGCGGCATGACCCGGCTGGCGGTCCGTGACGGCAAGGAAGTCAAGAAGCGGACCAAGGAGCTGATGACCAGCCTCATCAACGGAGCCCTGCAGCGCAAGCAGCTCATTTTCCCCTCGGACGACCTGGAGGTGGAAGACCAGTTCACCACCCACACCTACACCCTGCGTGACGGCAAGATCATCTATTCCAAGGGCAACGACCACATCATCGACGCGGTGCGCTGCGCCATGCTGATCCGGGAGGAAGGCAACCTCGACCCGGTCGGCGAAGAGGTGGTCTCACTCAAGCCGGTGCTCACCAACCCGATTTTTATCTGA
- a CDS encoding ATP-binding protein produces MIDMLKEIILDFQEIDLPTGVPRRVAVSPVPGKATVCIGVRRSGKSTFMFQLMKKLQDTGVARQNILYLNFFDDRLHSLQHDNLGVILEAYFSLYPEKKNAEKVYCFFDEIQVVPGWEPFVDRLMRMEKCEVYITGSSAQMLSREIATQMRGRALSWEMFPFSFREFLDYKGIESDGPLSTKKRLTVQKAFEEYWETGGFPEVAGLNRMLRIKTHQEYFNAMLFRDLVERHDISHPKAVTDLAHWLVDNTGSLYSINNLTGYLKSLGHKAPKPAVSDYLEWFEDAYVLFTVRIFDASLARANTNPKKIYCVDHALVTSISSGILVNSGHLLENLVFTALRRVTPDIFYYKTKAGREVDFIAGRQGPSRMLVQVCESMADQQTRKRETTALAEAMTELKLSHGIIVTRNEEEQIQVDSGKIDVVPAWRFLLNMPENA; encoded by the coding sequence ATGATTGACATGCTTAAAGAAATAATCCTCGATTTTCAGGAGATTGACCTTCCGACGGGTGTGCCCAGGCGGGTTGCTGTTTCGCCAGTGCCGGGAAAAGCCACGGTTTGCATCGGTGTGCGCCGCAGCGGTAAATCGACTTTCATGTTCCAGCTTATGAAGAAGCTGCAGGACACTGGCGTTGCCCGTCAGAACATCCTCTATCTGAACTTCTTCGATGATCGTCTGCATAGTCTGCAACACGACAATCTGGGTGTGATTCTGGAAGCCTACTTTTCGCTCTATCCGGAAAAAAAGAATGCCGAGAAGGTTTATTGCTTTTTCGATGAGATCCAGGTCGTACCTGGCTGGGAGCCCTTCGTTGACCGCTTGATGCGCATGGAAAAGTGCGAGGTGTACATTACCGGGTCGTCGGCTCAGATGCTCTCACGAGAGATAGCGACCCAGATGCGCGGCCGGGCACTCTCCTGGGAAATGTTCCCGTTTTCATTCCGGGAGTTTCTCGACTACAAGGGGATCGAGAGCGACGGTCCACTCTCGACCAAAAAACGTCTGACTGTCCAGAAGGCATTCGAGGAGTACTGGGAAACCGGTGGCTTCCCCGAGGTTGCAGGCCTTAACCGTATGCTGCGAATCAAGACCCACCAAGAGTATTTCAACGCAATGCTGTTCCGGGACCTTGTTGAACGCCATGATATCTCTCACCCCAAGGCGGTCACGGATCTGGCGCATTGGCTGGTGGACAATACGGGTTCCCTCTATTCCATCAACAACCTGACCGGCTACCTGAAATCCCTGGGGCACAAAGCGCCGAAACCCGCCGTCTCCGATTATCTCGAATGGTTCGAGGATGCCTACGTTCTGTTCACGGTGCGCATCTTTGACGCCTCGCTGGCCCGGGCCAACACCAACCCCAAGAAGATTTACTGCGTCGATCACGCGCTGGTGACGTCGATCAGCTCCGGCATTCTGGTCAACTCGGGCCATCTTCTGGAGAACCTGGTGTTCACCGCGCTGCGTCGGGTCACGCCGGATATCTTTTACTACAAGACCAAGGCGGGCCGGGAGGTTGATTTCATCGCCGGACGACAAGGCCCGTCCCGCATGCTTGTTCAGGTTTGTGAATCGATGGCCGACCAGCAAACCCGCAAGCGGGAAACCACCGCGCTTGCCGAAGCCATGACCGAACTGAAACTGTCGCATGGCATTATCGTGACGCGTAACGAGGAAGAGCAGATACAGGTAGATTCCGGAAAAATTGACGTGGTGCCCGCCTGGCGGTTTCTGCTGAACATGCCGGAAAACGCCTGA